Proteins found in one Cetobacterium somerae genomic segment:
- a CDS encoding aminopeptidase gives MLLKKENGWKNKDLEREKIFDFCQEYKTSLDLGKTEREYVRFGLELAKKNGFVCANSKERLEVGDKVYYVNREKNLVLVVVGKEDIKKGINYVVSHIDSPRIDLKQNPLYEELELAYMKTHYYGGIKKYQWASIPLSLHGVVILGNGERRDIIIGEKEDDPVFTIPDLLPHLAAKYQGDRQTSEVIKGEELQIIVGSIPTEVKNSEIKELIKYQILEELNRTYNMIEEDFISAEFQLVPAFKAKDIGLDRSLIGAYGQDDRVCGYTSLRAILDLNEVPVKTAVCFLADKEETGSHGSTGLQSNYLEYFTSDLINKIQGTYNDLDLRKTLWNSNALSSDVNAAMDPIFKGVHEPQNAAKLNYGIVVTKFTGARGKSGTNDADAEYVWSIRNLLNTHGITWQIGELGRVDEGGGGTVAMFLAEVGIKTIDVGPALLAMHSPFEVSSKLDIYETYRTYKVFFEKMI, from the coding sequence ATGTTATTAAAAAAAGAGAATGGGTGGAAAAATAAGGATTTGGAGAGGGAAAAAATATTTGATTTTTGTCAAGAATATAAAACTTCTTTAGATTTAGGAAAAACAGAAAGAGAATATGTAAGATTTGGTTTAGAATTAGCTAAAAAAAATGGGTTTGTATGTGCTAATTCAAAGGAAAGATTAGAAGTAGGGGATAAAGTTTATTATGTAAACAGAGAGAAAAATTTGGTTTTAGTAGTGGTGGGAAAAGAAGATATAAAAAAAGGAATAAATTATGTAGTTTCTCATATTGATTCTCCAAGAATAGATTTAAAGCAAAATCCACTATATGAGGAGCTAGAACTAGCGTATATGAAAACGCATTATTATGGTGGAATAAAAAAATATCAATGGGCATCAATACCTTTGTCTTTACATGGTGTTGTTATTTTAGGTAATGGAGAAAGAAGAGATATTATAATAGGAGAAAAAGAGGATGATCCTGTATTTACAATACCAGATTTATTACCACATTTAGCAGCGAAATATCAAGGAGATAGACAAACTTCTGAAGTTATAAAAGGTGAAGAATTACAAATAATAGTTGGATCTATACCAACTGAAGTTAAAAATAGCGAAATTAAAGAATTAATAAAATATCAAATTTTAGAAGAGTTAAACAGAACATATAATATGATAGAAGAGGATTTTATATCAGCAGAATTTCAATTAGTTCCAGCTTTTAAAGCTAAAGACATAGGGTTGGATAGATCTCTGATTGGAGCCTATGGTCAAGATGATAGAGTTTGTGGTTATACTTCATTGAGAGCAATATTAGATTTAAATGAAGTTCCAGTAAAAACAGCTGTTTGTTTTTTAGCAGATAAAGAAGAAACAGGTTCCCATGGATCAACGGGATTACAATCTAATTATTTAGAATATTTTACAAGTGATTTAATCAACAAAATTCAAGGGACATATAATGATTTAGATTTAAGAAAAACTCTTTGGAATTCAAATGCATTATCATCAGATGTAAATGCAGCAATGGATCCTATATTTAAAGGAGTTCATGAACCTCAAAATGCAGCAAAATTAAATTATGGTATTGTTGTAACTAAATTTACAGGAGCTAGAGGTAAGAGCGGAACAAATGATGCAGATGCAGAGTATGTATGGAGTATAAGAAACCTATTAAATACTCATGGAATTACTTGGCAAATTGGTGAATTAGGTAGAGTTGATGAAGGTGGAGGAGGAACTGTTGCTATGTTTTTAGCTGAAGTAGGAATAAAAACGATAGATGTGGGACCAGCACTTTTAGCAATGCACTCACCATTTGAAGTATCGTCAAAATTAGATATATATGAAACATATAGAACGTATAAAGTATTTTTTGAAAAAATGATTTAA
- the eutH gene encoding ethanolamine utilization protein EutH, which produces MKVIFFILTFFAVLGALDRCFGNKLGYGKRFQEGICVAGPLILAMLGILSISPLISKFSKPFVEKLYFLTGIDPSIYINSILATDMGGYFLAKDLAINKELIDFSGIILGSMLGTVVIFTMPVAFGIIDDLSKENFSKGILSGVATIPLGCFVAGIIMGLDMILIIHNLIPVVVFSGIICAGLWFFPEKTCKIFDKFGKGMTIIITLGLVLTIIETMFGYSIIQGLNPIDESMKIVTRVALTLSGAYPFLYFIEKYFKETLKKMGSLLGIDESGTAGFMASLVSSIPMFGIFNKMDNNSKIINSAFAVAGSYVFGGQLGFVAGVSPDNILPFIVAKLVAGFSAIYLAKTMFINKKEKNKSFILNKNFKIN; this is translated from the coding sequence TTGAAAGTTATATTTTTTATTCTAACTTTTTTTGCGGTTTTAGGAGCCTTAGATAGATGTTTTGGAAATAAATTGGGGTATGGAAAAAGATTTCAAGAAGGAATATGTGTAGCAGGTCCTTTGATACTTGCTATGTTAGGAATTTTATCGATAAGTCCATTAATTTCAAAATTTTCAAAACCATTTGTTGAAAAACTTTACTTTTTAACTGGGATAGATCCCTCGATATATATAAACTCAATTTTAGCAACAGACATGGGAGGATATTTTTTAGCAAAAGATTTAGCAATAAATAAAGAATTAATTGATTTTTCAGGAATAATATTAGGTTCAATGCTAGGAACAGTAGTAATTTTTACAATGCCTGTAGCTTTTGGAATTATTGATGATTTGTCAAAAGAGAATTTTTCTAAAGGAATATTAAGTGGTGTAGCTACAATTCCTTTAGGTTGCTTTGTAGCAGGAATAATTATGGGACTTGATATGATTTTAATAATTCATAATCTAATTCCAGTAGTAGTTTTTTCAGGAATTATTTGTGCAGGATTATGGTTTTTTCCAGAAAAAACTTGTAAAATATTTGATAAATTTGGTAAAGGAATGACAATAATAATAACTTTAGGATTAGTTTTAACTATTATAGAAACTATGTTTGGATATTCAATAATTCAAGGATTAAATCCCATAGATGAAAGTATGAAAATAGTTACAAGAGTAGCTTTAACTTTAAGCGGAGCTTACCCATTTTTATATTTTATAGAGAAATATTTTAAAGAAACTTTAAAAAAAATGGGATCTTTATTAGGAATAGATGAGAGTGGGACCGCTGGTTTTATGGCATCTTTAGTGAGCAGTATACCGATGTTTGGAATTTTTAATAAAATGGATAATAATAGCAAAATAATAAATAGCGCATTTGCAGTAGCAGGTTCATATGTTTTTGGAGGACAATTGGGATTTGTGGCAGGAGTTTCTCCGGATAATATATTACCTTTCATTGTAGCCAAATTAGTAGCTGGATTTAGTGCAATTTATCTGGCTAAAACTATGTTTATTAATAAAAAAGAAAAAAATAAAAGCTTTATATTAAATAAAAATTTCAAAATAAACTAG
- a CDS encoding gluconeogenesis factor YvcK family protein, translating into MRNPKVVVIGGGSGLSVVLRGLKHFPIDVTAIVSVADSGGSSGILKKEFNIPAPGDLRNVMIALSNVEPLIEEVFQYRFREDSSIGAHPLGNLLITAMTEITGDVQVALRRLRKLFNINGKILPATLEKIELIAEKTSGGFVFGESDIPVLGEKIKRVFYDGKVNSPKENIKAIEEADLIVFSIGSLYTSIIPNLLLENMQEALKRSKAQKIYICNAMGQMGETENYSVADHIESINRHVGFDMIDKVIVNSVEIPEEILKRYSEEGSTLVELDINRLKKMRVKVIKEPLIKIDSEKRVRHLSHKLAAVIYSQIENLENFYDE; encoded by the coding sequence ATGAGAAATCCAAAAGTAGTCGTAATAGGAGGTGGAAGTGGGCTTTCTGTAGTATTAAGAGGGTTAAAACACTTTCCAATAGATGTAACAGCTATTGTTTCTGTTGCAGATAGTGGTGGAAGTAGTGGTATTTTAAAGAAAGAATTTAATATACCGGCACCAGGTGATTTAAGAAATGTAATGATAGCATTAAGTAACGTAGAGCCTTTGATAGAGGAAGTTTTTCAGTATAGATTTAGAGAGGACTCTTCAATAGGAGCTCATCCATTAGGAAATTTATTGATAACAGCAATGACTGAGATTACCGGAGATGTACAAGTTGCACTTCGAAGACTTAGAAAACTTTTTAATATTAATGGAAAGATACTTCCTGCAACTTTAGAAAAAATAGAATTAATAGCAGAAAAAACAAGTGGTGGATTTGTATTTGGGGAGTCAGATATACCAGTTTTAGGAGAAAAAATAAAAAGAGTTTTTTATGATGGAAAAGTAAATAGCCCGAAGGAAAACATCAAAGCTATTGAAGAAGCAGATTTAATAGTATTTTCAATAGGAAGTCTTTATACAAGTATTATTCCAAATTTACTTTTGGAGAATATGCAAGAGGCTTTAAAGAGATCAAAAGCGCAAAAAATTTATATTTGCAATGCTATGGGACAAATGGGAGAAACAGAAAATTATAGTGTTGCAGATCATATAGAATCAATAAATAGGCATGTAGGATTTGATATGATTGATAAAGTAATTGTTAATTCGGTTGAGATACCTGAAGAAATACTTAAAAGATATAGTGAAGAAGGAAGTACTCTAGTTGAGTTAGATATAAATAGATTAAAAAAAATGAGAGTAAAAGTAATAAAAGAACCTTTGATAAAAATAGATTCAGAAAAAAGAGTTAGGCATTTATCACACAAATTAGCTGCAGTTATATATTCACAAATAGAAAATCTTGAAAATTTTTATGATGAATAA
- a CDS encoding NAD(P)H-dependent flavin oxidoreductase, which yields MGIRASMSRLASAVANQGGVGVISGTAIPAEEFRAEIRKAKEMIIEKGGALGVNIMVAASNFAEAVKVSIEEKVDMIICGAGFSRDIFETVKGTGVKIVPIVSSLKLAKIAEKLGADAIVVEGGNAGGHLGTDKDSWDIVEEIVKGVSIPVFGAGGVITPEDAERMMALGADGIQMGSRFIATEECEVSQEFKEMYVNSKEGDVVQIMSSAGLPANAIISPYVKRVINEEKLTPKKCTSCLKKCSRKFCVKDSLIKGHEGDSLEGIFFAGKDAWKINEILSVKEVFDLFRSKVVK from the coding sequence ATGGGAATAAGAGCATCAATGTCTAGATTAGCTTCAGCTGTAGCAAATCAAGGTGGAGTTGGTGTTATATCAGGAACAGCTATTCCAGCAGAAGAATTTAGAGCAGAGATAAGAAAAGCAAAAGAGATGATTATAGAAAAAGGTGGAGCACTTGGAGTAAATATAATGGTAGCTGCATCAAATTTTGCAGAAGCTGTAAAAGTATCAATAGAAGAGAAAGTTGATATGATAATTTGTGGAGCAGGATTTTCAAGAGATATTTTTGAAACTGTAAAAGGAACAGGAGTTAAAATTGTACCGATAGTTTCAAGTTTAAAATTGGCTAAAATAGCTGAAAAGTTAGGTGCAGATGCCATCGTTGTAGAAGGTGGAAATGCTGGTGGACACCTGGGAACAGATAAAGATTCTTGGGATATAGTAGAAGAGATTGTAAAAGGAGTTTCAATACCTGTTTTTGGTGCAGGAGGAGTTATAACACCAGAAGATGCAGAAAGAATGATGGCTTTAGGTGCAGATGGAATTCAAATGGGAAGTAGATTTATAGCAACTGAAGAGTGTGAAGTAAGTCAAGAGTTTAAAGAGATGTATGTTAATTCAAAAGAGGGAGATGTAGTTCAAATTATGAGTTCTGCAGGTCTTCCAGCAAATGCTATAATATCACCATATGTAAAAAGAGTTATTAATGAAGAAAAGTTAACTCCTAAAAAGTGTACAAGTTGTTTAAAAAAATGTAGTAGAAAATTTTGTGTAAAAGATAGTTTAATAAAAGGTCATGAAGGAGATTCATTAGAAGGAATTTTCTTTGCAGGAAAAGATGCGTGGAAAATTAACGAGATTTTATCAGTGAAAGAAGTGTTTGATTTATTTAGAAGTAAAGTTGTAAAATAA
- a CDS encoding M20 family metallopeptidase: MNLEKIILELKERYMEIFEELKELNSYLFENPELGLKEFKARDKHCEILSKYGFFIEKGYCGIETAFLANYVGEKPGPRIAYLAEYDALPEIGHGCGHNILGVTSSAAGILLREFVNIYGGEVLVIGTPAEETDGAKVAMVKSGAFNNIDVAMIVHPTSGNLHLRSSSSQAMEALQFTFKGKTSHAAGSPHLGINALDGVITLFNTINALRQQILPTDRVHGIITKGGEAANIIPDLAVANFYVRSRNKNELDTLLEKVLNCAKGAAISSGTKLEIENYETSFLDLITNKTLMNLYEESLKDIGITEMKDSEDSGSTDAGDVSHVCATIHPYLPLYKDVISHSRELAQCTIEDGAYKGMEEAVLALVLTGIKILKSEKILDEIKLEFDNRK; this comes from the coding sequence ATGAATTTGGAAAAAATTATATTAGAATTAAAAGAAAGATATATGGAAATTTTTGAAGAATTAAAAGAGTTAAATAGCTATCTTTTTGAAAATCCAGAATTAGGTTTAAAAGAGTTTAAAGCAAGAGATAAACATTGTGAAATTTTAAGTAAGTATGGATTTTTTATAGAGAAAGGTTATTGTGGAATTGAAACAGCCTTTTTAGCAAATTATGTAGGAGAAAAACCTGGACCAAGAATAGCTTATTTAGCTGAATATGATGCGCTTCCAGAAATCGGTCATGGATGTGGTCATAATATTTTAGGTGTAACTAGTAGTGCTGCTGGAATACTTTTAAGAGAGTTTGTAAATATATATGGTGGAGAAGTATTAGTTATTGGAACGCCAGCGGAAGAAACAGATGGAGCAAAGGTGGCTATGGTAAAATCGGGAGCATTTAATAATATTGATGTTGCGATGATAGTTCATCCTACAAGTGGAAATTTACACTTGAGAAGTAGTTCGAGTCAGGCTATGGAAGCTTTACAATTTACATTTAAGGGGAAAACTTCTCATGCAGCTGGATCTCCTCACTTAGGAATAAATGCCTTAGATGGTGTAATTACGCTATTTAATACAATAAATGCATTAAGACAACAAATACTACCAACTGATAGAGTACATGGAATTATAACAAAAGGTGGAGAAGCGGCTAATATAATCCCAGATTTAGCTGTAGCTAATTTTTATGTAAGATCAAGAAATAAAAATGAATTGGATACACTTTTAGAAAAAGTATTAAATTGCGCTAAAGGTGCTGCAATTTCTTCAGGAACTAAATTAGAAATAGAGAACTATGAAACAAGTTTTTTAGACTTAATAACAAACAAAACCTTAATGAATCTTTATGAGGAAAGTTTAAAAGATATCGGAATAACTGAAATGAAAGATTCGGAGGATAGTGGATCTACTGATGCAGGAGATGTAAGTCATGTGTGTGCCACAATTCATCCATATTTACCTTTATATAAGGATGTAATTAGTCATAGTAGAGAATTAGCACAGTGTACAATTGAAGATGGAGCTTATAAAGGTATGGAAGAAGCTGTATTAGCTCTTGTTTTAACAGGAATAAAAATATTAAAAAGTGAAAAAATATTAGATGAAATAAAGTTAGAATTTGATAATAGAAAATAA